The genomic window TGTCGGGAGCCCAGCCGGCCTGTTCCGGCGGCGCGGAAGAGAGTTCCAGCAGCGTCGCGAACACCCTGTTGCGCCCCTCCTCCGTGCTCCAGTCGGCCTCGGCAAAAGCCGGCTGAACCAGCCGAAAGCGCAGCCCGCGTTCTCCCTCCGGCAGATCGGTCCCCAGCCGATGCCAGCCGTAGCCAATATCAACGGCCACGAGAACAAGGGCCAGCGCCAGTCCGGCGCGCCTGCCGGGCCGCGCGGCAAGAAGCGCGGGGCTTGCGAAAATGTAGACGGCAAAGCCGCCCATCAGATAGAGCCCGGTCAAGCGGATTGCCTGCATGAACAGCGGCGTCGGCATCGCGGTATAGGCGATCGCGTTCCAGGGAAACCCTGTCGCGACATGGCCGCGCAGCCACTCCGCTACGACCATCGCCGCGCCGAGCGCAATCAGGCGCAACGGCCCCGGCCGCCAGACAAGCGCCGCAAGCGCACCCGCCAGCCCGTAAAACAGCGCGAGACCGGCCGGAAACGCAAGGACGGTAAGCGGCAGCGCCCAGAACGCGCCATCCTTCCAGATCGCGACGCCAAGCCACCACAGGCCGAAAACGAAATAGCCGAAGCCGAACCACCAGCAGGCGCCGAAGCCGGCCATGGCGCGCGCCCTGAGCGACTTGCCGGAAAGCGCCCCGTCCATCACCATCACCAGCAGCGGCAGGGCAATGAACATCACCGGCGCCAGACCAAACGGGGCCAGCGCAAAGGTTGCAACCGCGCCAGCGCCGAACAACGTCCATCGCCGCGGCCAACCCGAAAGGTCTGCGAGATAGGCTGAAAGCCGTTGCAAAGAAGCAGTCCCTTCCGGCGGGTCAGCGCCGCCCGTCATGCTCTTCGCTGCCGATGACCTCGTCATAGGAGACGTCATGCTCCTCATTCCGGGCCTCGTCGCGGCTCTCGTCCTGGCCGCCCGCGCGGGCAGCGTAGCGGCGGCGTGCCGGACCACGCTTGCGCAATATCCTGACCCGGCGAATACGGCGCGGATCGGCATCCAGAATATGAACCTCGAAGCCCGAAAGCTGGATCACCTCGCCGCGCGCGGGAATGCGGCCGATGGTCGAGAAGATCAGCCCGCCAAGCGTGTCGACATCCTCGGCATGATCGTCGATCTCGAAATCGGGACCGATCGCTTCGGCGATATCCTCCAGCTCGACGCGCGCATCGGCGAGATAGACGTCGTCGGAAACCCGGGTGAACATCGCCTCTTCGGAATCATGCTCGTCATCGATCTCGCCGATCACCATTTCGACGATATCCTCATGCGACACCAGCCCGTCGGTTCCGCCATATTCATCGATCACCAGCGCCATCTGGGTGCGGCCCGCCTGCATGCGCTGCAACAGGTCGGAGGCAAGCATGGAGGGCGGCACGAACAGCACGGGCCGGATCAGTCCGGCCTCGACAATGGTTCTGTCGAGATTGACCTTGCCGAGATCGAAGGCGCTGTGGGCGGCCTTGGTCTGGCGCTCCGTCGGCTTGACCTCGCTTGCCTTCAAAGACGCGCTCTTGGCGGCCTCGCGCGCATTGGCGGGACGCCCGCGCCGGCGGCCGCGCGCCTGCTTGGAAAGATAGGCCAGCAGGTCGCGGATATGGACCATGCCGCGCGGATCATCCAGCGTTTCGCAGAACACCGGCATGCGCGAATGGCCGCAGTTTTCAAATACCAGCAGCAATTCCCCGATCGTCATCGACTGATCCACCGCATCGATATCGGCGCGCGGCACCATCACATCCTCGACCCGCACCTCGCGGAAGGAGAGGATGTTGTTGAGCATCGCCCGCTCTTCGGGGGAGAAGTCGTTGTCGCTGGAATTGTCGGGCGAAAGCGCGTCCTCCAGGTCTTCGCGCAGGCGCGACAAACCGTTCCCGTTACGCTTGAAGTACAGGAGAAGGCCCTTGAGGGGCGAGGATGACGATTTCTGAGTAGTTCTGCCCGTCTCCGGACTGTTAGGCTCGTCGAACTCGGATCCGTCGTCGGAATCCTGACCGCTATCACCGAGCGGTACAATCTGTTGCTGGTTCATCGTTCCTTAGGCGTTAGAGAGGGTCGCTGCCCTGATAGGGATCAGATAGGCCAAGTGTGGCCAAAATGCGAGTCTCCAGACGCTCCATAACCTCCGCATCGTGGTTTTCGATATGATCATACCCCAAAAGATGCAGAAATCCATGCACCAGAAGATGGGTAAGGTGATCGTCGAAGCTCTTTTCAAGCTCGTCGGCCTCGCGCGCAACGGTTTCCCGCGCAATCACGATATCACCGAGCATCGGCCCCGGCATCCCGCCGGGGGCAACAGGAAAGGCCGGGAAGGACAGCACGTTGGTGGGTTTGTCCTTGTCGCGCCACTCGGCATTGATTTCCCGGATCGCCGCATCGTCGGTAAACACCAGCGACAATTCGACAGGGTGAGAGGGAAATGGCTGCCCCTCCTCCTTTTCCAGGTAGCGCGCGGCAGCGCCGATCACATCGGCCACCCGCGCTTCCAACCGGGCCTCATCGGGCCAGCCCTCGGCCTCCCGGCTCACCTGAAAATCGAATGCGGCCATATCAGGCGTTGTCGCCGTTCTGCGGCGCGCGTCCCCTGCTCTCATAAGCCCTGACGATGCGCGCCACCAGCGGATGGCGCACGACATCCTTGTCGGTAAAGCGCGTGGTCGAAACGCCCTCCACGCCCTCCAGCACATCCAGCGCTTCCACGAGGCCGGATTTGACGCCGCGCGGCAGATCGACCTGGCTCGGATCGCCGGTGACGATCATCCGCGAATTCTCGCCAAGCCGGGTCAGGAACATCTTCATCTGCATCGAGGTCGTGTTCTGCGCCTCGTCGAGGATCACCGCCGCGTTGGTCAGCGTCCGGCCGCGCATGAAGGCAAGCGGCGCGATCTCGATCACCCCCGCCGTCATCGCGCGTTCCACCCGGTCGCCCGGGATCATGTCGTAGAGCGCGTCGTAGAGCGGCCTGAGATACGGATCGACCTTCTCCTTCATGTCGCCGGGCAGGAAGCCCAGCCTTTCGCCGGCTTCCACCGCCGGTCGCGACAGGATGATCTTCTCGATGCCGCCGCGCTCCAGAAGCTGGGCGGCATAGGCAACGGCAAGATAGGTCTTGCCGGTACCGGCCGGGCCGACGCCGAACACCAGTTCGTTGCGCTCCATCGCCCGGATATAACCGTCCTGAGCGGGCGTGCGGGCGGCAATCGACTTCTTGCGCGTCGATATCTGCGACATCGAAAGCCGGGCCTTGCGCTCCAGCGTCGGCAGGGTCAACTGGTCGTCGGCCGCGCGCGCCATGCGGATCGCGCCCTCGACATCGGATTTTTCCAGTTGCGCACCTTTCTGCAGCTGGGCGTAGAGATAATCCAGCGCCCGCCGGGCCTGATGGGTGGCGAGCGTCGATCCGCTCAGCGCCACGGCGTTTCCGCGCGCCACGGCATCGACGCCGAGCTCCTTCTCCAGCAGTTTCAGATGCTCGTCAAACTGACCGAACAATTCGCTGGCAAAGCGATTGTTCTCGAAGGTGAGCACGAAGTGGCTGGCGTCCGGGCCGGCCGGCTGTCCGTGCGATGCAACCATTTCAGTAGCGTTCAAGCGGTCCTGCTCCTTGGTTCAACGCAAAGCGCGCCGCCGTCCAGGATAAACCGGTATCGGCAGCGTCCTCGTCGATACGATACATAGGGGATCGTTCAGTCAAAGACAGAAGTAAAACGGCAGAAATGTGAGTCTCTGTTCGCCAATCAAGCTTCATGGGAGAAGGCTAATCGCGATTCCCGACTTTGTGAAGCGATTTGTATTTCGCCCCGATAAATTCATGGGACTGTCATCAATCAGGCGACCCGGACACCGGCAAGGCTGTTGGTCGCCGCATCGGTGATCCTGACCCTTACGAGATCGCCGATTTCGGCCTCGCCACCGTCAATCACGACGGATTGCAGCCAGGGCGAGCGGCCGATGAGCTGGCCCGGATTGCGGCCCGGCTTTTCCAGCAGAATATCCATCTCCATGCCGATCCGCGATTGCGCGAATTCAAGCTGGTGACGGGTGAGCAGCGCCTGAAGCCGTTGCAGCCGTTCGGCCTTTTCGGCTTCCGGAACCTGATCGCCGAGTTCGGCGCCGGGGGTGCCGGGACGGGGCGAATATTTGAACGAGAATGCCTGTGCGTAGCGCACCTTCTCGATCAGCGCGAGCGTCGCCTCGAAATCCGCCTCGGTCTCGCCGGGAAAGCCGACGATGAAATCGCCGGACATGGCGATATCCGGGCGGACGGCGCGGATGCGCTCGATCAGCGCCAGATACTCAGCAGCGGTGTGGCGACGGTTCATCGCCTTCAGGATACGGTCGGAGCCGGCCTGCACCGGCAGGTGCA from Martelella sp. NC20 includes these protein-coding regions:
- the lnt gene encoding apolipoprotein N-acyltransferase, yielding MTGGADPPEGTASLQRLSAYLADLSGWPRRWTLFGAGAVATFALAPFGLAPVMFIALPLLVMVMDGALSGKSLRARAMAGFGACWWFGFGYFVFGLWWLGVAIWKDGAFWALPLTVLAFPAGLALFYGLAGALAALVWRPGPLRLIALGAAMVVAEWLRGHVATGFPWNAIAYTAMPTPLFMQAIRLTGLYLMGGFAVYIFASPALLAARPGRRAGLALALVLVAVDIGYGWHRLGTDLPEGERGLRFRLVQPAFAEADWSTEEGRNRVFATLLELSSAPPEQAGWAPDIIIWPESVLPFTLESRPDARTAIGEMLKPGQTLVLGAASFAGRKPDGWPEFYNAVYALDDAGATVSVSGKTHLVPFGEYLPFEDFFRSIGLEALTTLPGSYVPVDNRQMLLLPDGVTLYPLICYEAVFPRLVEGQAAGASALVNVTYDAWFGRTPGPFQHFAQARLRAVETGKPLIRVGENGVTAMVDQYGRIVDRLPFDRRAVLDGSVNLH
- a CDS encoding hemolysin family protein, with the translated sequence MNQQQIVPLGDSGQDSDDGSEFDEPNSPETGRTTQKSSSSPLKGLLLYFKRNGNGLSRLREDLEDALSPDNSSDNDFSPEERAMLNNILSFREVRVEDVMVPRADIDAVDQSMTIGELLLVFENCGHSRMPVFCETLDDPRGMVHIRDLLAYLSKQARGRRRGRPANAREAAKSASLKASEVKPTERQTKAAHSAFDLGKVNLDRTIVEAGLIRPVLFVPPSMLASDLLQRMQAGRTQMALVIDEYGGTDGLVSHEDIVEMVIGEIDDEHDSEEAMFTRVSDDVYLADARVELEDIAEAIGPDFEIDDHAEDVDTLGGLIFSTIGRIPARGEVIQLSGFEVHILDADPRRIRRVRILRKRGPARRRYAARAGGQDESRDEARNEEHDVSYDEVIGSEEHDGRR
- the ybeY gene encoding rRNA maturation RNase YbeY gives rise to the protein MAAFDFQVSREAEGWPDEARLEARVADVIGAAARYLEKEEGQPFPSHPVELSLVFTDDAAIREINAEWRDKDKPTNVLSFPAFPVAPGGMPGPMLGDIVIARETVAREADELEKSFDDHLTHLLVHGFLHLLGYDHIENHDAEVMERLETRILATLGLSDPYQGSDPL
- a CDS encoding PhoH family protein translates to MNATEMVASHGQPAGPDASHFVLTFENNRFASELFGQFDEHLKLLEKELGVDAVARGNAVALSGSTLATHQARRALDYLYAQLQKGAQLEKSDVEGAIRMARAADDQLTLPTLERKARLSMSQISTRKKSIAARTPAQDGYIRAMERNELVFGVGPAGTGKTYLAVAYAAQLLERGGIEKIILSRPAVEAGERLGFLPGDMKEKVDPYLRPLYDALYDMIPGDRVERAMTAGVIEIAPLAFMRGRTLTNAAVILDEAQNTTSMQMKMFLTRLGENSRMIVTGDPSQVDLPRGVKSGLVEALDVLEGVEGVSTTRFTDKDVVRHPLVARIVRAYESRGRAPQNGDNA